A DNA window from Malus domestica chromosome 12, GDT2T_hap1 contains the following coding sequences:
- the LOC103450236 gene encoding telomere repeat-binding protein 5-like isoform X1 — protein MVLQRRLEYGFNGYRMPEVPRASRSARGRGPIRSKLEANQIRAFESLASVAGKLLQESKDPLPTNDSCGKDPHFKFDVITKSEQRDKGNLLKEEPCELGSCDEETFLYVHGLQERRESYTLNGVSHSQENFSYEINSVSKSLDSEGIDIGKGLGAVDSRIFCGSYSNKVVNDSPLSGESIVDLLKRKRATEPSQDTSIKEDRIEFLGSSEDVMEVEERPHELVSSGHDVKTLFSRDCKNQGPFLRHRSNIRVVNRDDDKNTMMKEFEHPPDNGDRTIMNLAASGHDGKIRQVNRNWRTCYAHQRSQKIYPFKKRKLFNWSPLNTSDRGCNCENIFNSPDKRVNGDNCCAAVGSSSATGQQVPPKSNNLKLSIKSFKVPELFIEVPTTATVGSLKRTVMEAVTSILGDGLHVGILVQGKKVRDDNKTLLQTGISQDDKRHNLGFILEPKRAKLTYPPFGEDPSLVSGRSQELTRHSTSLVSQPGTSDVSMNPPVLSLGGCNDGDFKEVPSLASTSIGKTPPTCQALVAVPPISMKALAVVPFHRKSGHQEYVQRRIRRPFSVPEVEALVQAVEKLGTGRWRDVKLRAFESEKHRTYVDLKDKWKTLVHTARISPQQRRGEPVPQELLDRVLATHAYWSHRHAKQQAKAAV, from the exons ATGGTATTGCAGCGGAGGTTGGAATATGGCTTCAATGGCTACCGGATGCCTGAGGTTCCTCGAGCTTCTAGATCAGCTAGG GGGAGGGGACCTATCAGGAGTAAACTTGAGGCCAATCAGATTCGTGCGTTTGAGAGTTTGGCTAGTGTAGCTGGTAAACTATTGCAGGAGAGCAAAGACCCTCTACCAACAAATGATTCTTGTGGAAAGGACCCGCATTTCAAATTTGACGTTATTACTAAAAGCGAACAACGGGATAAAGGAAACTTGTTGAAGGAAGAACCTTGTGAGTTGGGAAGCTGTGATGAGGAAACCTTTTTATACGTGCACGGGTTGCAAGAGCGCCGAGAAAGCTATACATTGAATGGGGTTTCACATTCTCAGGAAAATTTTAGTTACGAGATCAACTCGGTGTCAAAAAGTTTAGATTCAGAGGGAATCGATATTGGTAAGGGATTGGGTGCAGTTGATAGCAGAATTTTTTGTGGAAGCTATTCTAACAAAGTAGTCAATGACTCTCCCTTATCTGGAGAGTCCATTGTAGATCTACTTAAGAGGAAGCGAGCGACTGAACCATCACAGGATACCAGTATAAAGGAAGACAGAATCGAGTTTCTAGGCAGTTCAGAGGATGTAATGGAAGTGGAAGAAAGGCCTCATGAGCTGGTCAGTTCTGGACATGATGTGAAGACTCTGTTTTCAAGGGACTGCAAAAATCAAGGTCCTTTTCTCCGCCACCGTTCTAATATTAGAGTAGTTAATAGAGATGATGACAAAAACACCATGATGAAGGAATTTGAACACCCACCAGACAATGGTGATAGGACAATAATGAATCTGGCTGCATCCGGGCATG ATGGGAAAATAAGGCAAGTTAACCGCAATTGGAGAACTTGCTACGCACATCAAAGGTCACAAAAGATTTATCCTTTCAAAAAGAGAAAGCTCTTTAATTGGAGTCCACTTAATACATCTGATAGAGGGTGTAACTGTGAAAACATATTCAACTCCCCCGACAAGAGGGTAAATGGCGACAACTGCTGCGCAG CAGTTGGATCATCCTCAGCGACGGGTCAGCAAGTGCCTCCCAAGTCTAACAATT TGAAGCTTAGTATTAAATCCTTCAAGGTCCCTGAGCTCTTTATTGAAGTTCCTACAACCGCAACTGTTGGTTCATTGAAG AGGACAGTAATGGAGGCAGTAACGTCAATACTCGGAGATGGATTACATGTTGGCATCCTGGTCCAGGGAAAAAAGGTCAGAGATGACAACAAGACTCTACTTCAGACAGGGATTTCTCAGGATGACAAGCGACataatttgggttttatattGGAGCCCAAACGGGCAAAGCTTACGTACCCTCCATTCGGTGAAGATCCATCTTTGGTATCTGGCAGGTCTCAGGAGTTAACCAG GCATTCGACATCTTTGGTGTCACAACCGGGGACTTCAGATGTCTCGATGAATCCTCCGGTACTCAGTTTGGGTGGCTGCAATGATGGAGACTTCAAGGAAGTTCCTTCTCTTGCTAGTACTTCGATTGGCAAAACTCCGCCAACATGCCAAGCTCTTGTTGCAGTTCCACCAATTAGCATGAAGGCATTGGCTGTGGTTCCTTTCCATCGGAAATCTGGGCATCAAGAGTATGTACAGCGCCGAATCAGGAGGCCTTTCTCTGTTCCAGAAGTAGAAGCATTGGTTCAGGCTGTTGAGAAACTTGGAACGGGAAG GTGGCGTGATGTTAAGTTGCGTGCTTTTGAAAGTGAAAAACATCGAACTTACGTGGATTTGAAG GACAAGTGGAAAACACTGGTGCACACAGCAAGGATCTCCCCGCAGCAAAGGAGAGGAGAGCCGGTTCCACAGGAGCTTTTGGACCGGGTCCTTGCCACCCATGCCTACTGGTCTCATCGGCACGCCAAGCAGCAGGCGAAAGCGGCGGTCTGA
- the LOC103450236 gene encoding telomere repeat-binding protein 5-like isoform X4 gives MVLQRRLEYGFNGYRMPEVPRASRSARGRGPIRSKLEANQIRAFESLASVAGKLLQESKDPLPTNDSCGKDPHFKFDVITKSEQRDKGNLLKEEPCELGSCDEETFLYVHGLQERRESYTLNGVSHSQENFSYEINSVSKSLDSEGIDIESIVDLLKRKRATEPSQDTSIKEDRIEFLGSSEDVMEVEERPHELVSSGHDVKTLFSRDCKNQGPFLRHRSNIRVVNRDDDKNTMMKEFEHPPDNGDRTIMNLAASGHDGKIRQVNRNWRTCYAHQRSQKIYPFKKRKLFNWSPLNTSDRGCNCENIFNSPDKRVNGDNCCAAVGSSSATGQQVPPKSNNLKLSIKSFKVPELFIEVPTTATVGSLKRTVMEAVTSILGDGLHVGILVQGKKVRDDNKTLLQTGISQDDKRHNLGFILEPKRAKLTYPPFGEDPSLVSGRSQELTRHSTSLVSQPGTSDVSMNPPVLSLGGCNDGDFKEVPSLASTSIGKTPPTCQALVAVPPISMKALAVVPFHRKSGHQEYVQRRIRRPFSVPEVEALVQAVEKLGTGRWRDVKLRAFESEKHRTYVDLKDKWKTLVHTARISPQQRRGEPVPQELLDRVLATHAYWSHRHAKQQAKAAV, from the exons ATGGTATTGCAGCGGAGGTTGGAATATGGCTTCAATGGCTACCGGATGCCTGAGGTTCCTCGAGCTTCTAGATCAGCTAGG GGGAGGGGACCTATCAGGAGTAAACTTGAGGCCAATCAGATTCGTGCGTTTGAGAGTTTGGCTAGTGTAGCTGGTAAACTATTGCAGGAGAGCAAAGACCCTCTACCAACAAATGATTCTTGTGGAAAGGACCCGCATTTCAAATTTGACGTTATTACTAAAAGCGAACAACGGGATAAAGGAAACTTGTTGAAGGAAGAACCTTGTGAGTTGGGAAGCTGTGATGAGGAAACCTTTTTATACGTGCACGGGTTGCAAGAGCGCCGAGAAAGCTATACATTGAATGGGGTTTCACATTCTCAGGAAAATTTTAGTTACGAGATCAACTCGGTGTCAAAAAGTTTAGATTCAGAGGGAATCGATATTG AGTCCATTGTAGATCTACTTAAGAGGAAGCGAGCGACTGAACCATCACAGGATACCAGTATAAAGGAAGACAGAATCGAGTTTCTAGGCAGTTCAGAGGATGTAATGGAAGTGGAAGAAAGGCCTCATGAGCTGGTCAGTTCTGGACATGATGTGAAGACTCTGTTTTCAAGGGACTGCAAAAATCAAGGTCCTTTTCTCCGCCACCGTTCTAATATTAGAGTAGTTAATAGAGATGATGACAAAAACACCATGATGAAGGAATTTGAACACCCACCAGACAATGGTGATAGGACAATAATGAATCTGGCTGCATCCGGGCATG ATGGGAAAATAAGGCAAGTTAACCGCAATTGGAGAACTTGCTACGCACATCAAAGGTCACAAAAGATTTATCCTTTCAAAAAGAGAAAGCTCTTTAATTGGAGTCCACTTAATACATCTGATAGAGGGTGTAACTGTGAAAACATATTCAACTCCCCCGACAAGAGGGTAAATGGCGACAACTGCTGCGCAG CAGTTGGATCATCCTCAGCGACGGGTCAGCAAGTGCCTCCCAAGTCTAACAATT TGAAGCTTAGTATTAAATCCTTCAAGGTCCCTGAGCTCTTTATTGAAGTTCCTACAACCGCAACTGTTGGTTCATTGAAG AGGACAGTAATGGAGGCAGTAACGTCAATACTCGGAGATGGATTACATGTTGGCATCCTGGTCCAGGGAAAAAAGGTCAGAGATGACAACAAGACTCTACTTCAGACAGGGATTTCTCAGGATGACAAGCGACataatttgggttttatattGGAGCCCAAACGGGCAAAGCTTACGTACCCTCCATTCGGTGAAGATCCATCTTTGGTATCTGGCAGGTCTCAGGAGTTAACCAG GCATTCGACATCTTTGGTGTCACAACCGGGGACTTCAGATGTCTCGATGAATCCTCCGGTACTCAGTTTGGGTGGCTGCAATGATGGAGACTTCAAGGAAGTTCCTTCTCTTGCTAGTACTTCGATTGGCAAAACTCCGCCAACATGCCAAGCTCTTGTTGCAGTTCCACCAATTAGCATGAAGGCATTGGCTGTGGTTCCTTTCCATCGGAAATCTGGGCATCAAGAGTATGTACAGCGCCGAATCAGGAGGCCTTTCTCTGTTCCAGAAGTAGAAGCATTGGTTCAGGCTGTTGAGAAACTTGGAACGGGAAG GTGGCGTGATGTTAAGTTGCGTGCTTTTGAAAGTGAAAAACATCGAACTTACGTGGATTTGAAG GACAAGTGGAAAACACTGGTGCACACAGCAAGGATCTCCCCGCAGCAAAGGAGAGGAGAGCCGGTTCCACAGGAGCTTTTGGACCGGGTCCTTGCCACCCATGCCTACTGGTCTCATCGGCACGCCAAGCAGCAGGCGAAAGCGGCGGTCTGA
- the LOC103450236 gene encoding telomere repeat-binding protein 5-like isoform X11, whose product MVLQRRLEYGFNGYRMPEVPRASRSARGRGPIRSKLEANQIRAFESLASVAGKLLQESKDPLPTNDSCGKDPHFKFDVITKSEQRDKGNLLKEEPCELGSCDEETFLYVHGLQERRESYTLNGVSHSQENFSYEINSVSKSLDSEGIDIDLLKRKRATEPSQDTSIKEDRIEFLGSSEDVMEVEERPHELVSSGHDVKTLFSRDCKNQDGKIRQVNRNWRTCYAHQRSQKIYPFKKRKLFNWSPLNTSDRGCNCENIFNSPDKRVNGDNCCAAVGSSSATGQQVPPKSNNLKLSIKSFKVPELFIEVPTTATVGSLKRTVMEAVTSILGDGLHVGILVQGKKVRDDNKTLLQTGISQDDKRHNLGFILEPKRAKLTYPPFGEDPSLVSGRSQELTRHSTSLVSQPGTSDVSMNPPVLSLGGCNDGDFKEVPSLASTSIGKTPPTCQALVAVPPISMKALAVVPFHRKSGHQEYVQRRIRRPFSVPEVEALVQAVEKLGTGRWRDVKLRAFESEKHRTYVDLKDKWKTLVHTARISPQQRRGEPVPQELLDRVLATHAYWSHRHAKQQAKAAV is encoded by the exons ATGGTATTGCAGCGGAGGTTGGAATATGGCTTCAATGGCTACCGGATGCCTGAGGTTCCTCGAGCTTCTAGATCAGCTAGG GGGAGGGGACCTATCAGGAGTAAACTTGAGGCCAATCAGATTCGTGCGTTTGAGAGTTTGGCTAGTGTAGCTGGTAAACTATTGCAGGAGAGCAAAGACCCTCTACCAACAAATGATTCTTGTGGAAAGGACCCGCATTTCAAATTTGACGTTATTACTAAAAGCGAACAACGGGATAAAGGAAACTTGTTGAAGGAAGAACCTTGTGAGTTGGGAAGCTGTGATGAGGAAACCTTTTTATACGTGCACGGGTTGCAAGAGCGCCGAGAAAGCTATACATTGAATGGGGTTTCACATTCTCAGGAAAATTTTAGTTACGAGATCAACTCGGTGTCAAAAAGTTTAGATTCAGAGGGAATCGATATTG ATCTACTTAAGAGGAAGCGAGCGACTGAACCATCACAGGATACCAGTATAAAGGAAGACAGAATCGAGTTTCTAGGCAGTTCAGAGGATGTAATGGAAGTGGAAGAAAGGCCTCATGAGCTGGTCAGTTCTGGACATGATGTGAAGACTCTGTTTTCAAGGGACTGCAAAAATCAAG ATGGGAAAATAAGGCAAGTTAACCGCAATTGGAGAACTTGCTACGCACATCAAAGGTCACAAAAGATTTATCCTTTCAAAAAGAGAAAGCTCTTTAATTGGAGTCCACTTAATACATCTGATAGAGGGTGTAACTGTGAAAACATATTCAACTCCCCCGACAAGAGGGTAAATGGCGACAACTGCTGCGCAG CAGTTGGATCATCCTCAGCGACGGGTCAGCAAGTGCCTCCCAAGTCTAACAATT TGAAGCTTAGTATTAAATCCTTCAAGGTCCCTGAGCTCTTTATTGAAGTTCCTACAACCGCAACTGTTGGTTCATTGAAG AGGACAGTAATGGAGGCAGTAACGTCAATACTCGGAGATGGATTACATGTTGGCATCCTGGTCCAGGGAAAAAAGGTCAGAGATGACAACAAGACTCTACTTCAGACAGGGATTTCTCAGGATGACAAGCGACataatttgggttttatattGGAGCCCAAACGGGCAAAGCTTACGTACCCTCCATTCGGTGAAGATCCATCTTTGGTATCTGGCAGGTCTCAGGAGTTAACCAG GCATTCGACATCTTTGGTGTCACAACCGGGGACTTCAGATGTCTCGATGAATCCTCCGGTACTCAGTTTGGGTGGCTGCAATGATGGAGACTTCAAGGAAGTTCCTTCTCTTGCTAGTACTTCGATTGGCAAAACTCCGCCAACATGCCAAGCTCTTGTTGCAGTTCCACCAATTAGCATGAAGGCATTGGCTGTGGTTCCTTTCCATCGGAAATCTGGGCATCAAGAGTATGTACAGCGCCGAATCAGGAGGCCTTTCTCTGTTCCAGAAGTAGAAGCATTGGTTCAGGCTGTTGAGAAACTTGGAACGGGAAG GTGGCGTGATGTTAAGTTGCGTGCTTTTGAAAGTGAAAAACATCGAACTTACGTGGATTTGAAG GACAAGTGGAAAACACTGGTGCACACAGCAAGGATCTCCCCGCAGCAAAGGAGAGGAGAGCCGGTTCCACAGGAGCTTTTGGACCGGGTCCTTGCCACCCATGCCTACTGGTCTCATCGGCACGCCAAGCAGCAGGCGAAAGCGGCGGTCTGA
- the LOC103450236 gene encoding telomere repeat-binding protein 5-like isoform X6, which translates to MVLQRRLEYGFNGYRMPEVPRASRSARGRGPIRSKLEANQIRAFESLASVAGKLLQESKDPLPTNDSCGKDPHFKFDVITKSEQRDKGNLLKEEPCELGSCDEETFLYVHGLQERRESYTLNGVSHSQENFSYEINSVSKSLDSEGIDIGKGLGAVDSRIFCGSYSNKVVNDSPLSGESIVDLLKRKRATEPSQDTSIKEDRIEFLGSSEDVMEVEERPHELVSSGHDVKTLFSRDCKNQDGKIRQVNRNWRTCYAHQRSQKIYPFKKRKLFNWSPLNTSDRGCNCENIFNSPDKRVNGDNCCAAVGSSSATGQQVPPKSNNLKLSIKSFKVPELFIEVPTTATVGSLKRTVMEAVTSILGDGLHVGILVQGKKVRDDNKTLLQTGISQDDKRHNLGFILEPKRAKLTYPPFGEDPSLVSGRSQELTRHSTSLVSQPGTSDVSMNPPVLSLGGCNDGDFKEVPSLASTSIGKTPPTCQALVAVPPISMKALAVVPFHRKSGHQEYVQRRIRRPFSVPEVEALVQAVEKLGTGRWRDVKLRAFESEKHRTYVDLKDKWKTLVHTARISPQQRRGEPVPQELLDRVLATHAYWSHRHAKQQAKAAV; encoded by the exons ATGGTATTGCAGCGGAGGTTGGAATATGGCTTCAATGGCTACCGGATGCCTGAGGTTCCTCGAGCTTCTAGATCAGCTAGG GGGAGGGGACCTATCAGGAGTAAACTTGAGGCCAATCAGATTCGTGCGTTTGAGAGTTTGGCTAGTGTAGCTGGTAAACTATTGCAGGAGAGCAAAGACCCTCTACCAACAAATGATTCTTGTGGAAAGGACCCGCATTTCAAATTTGACGTTATTACTAAAAGCGAACAACGGGATAAAGGAAACTTGTTGAAGGAAGAACCTTGTGAGTTGGGAAGCTGTGATGAGGAAACCTTTTTATACGTGCACGGGTTGCAAGAGCGCCGAGAAAGCTATACATTGAATGGGGTTTCACATTCTCAGGAAAATTTTAGTTACGAGATCAACTCGGTGTCAAAAAGTTTAGATTCAGAGGGAATCGATATTGGTAAGGGATTGGGTGCAGTTGATAGCAGAATTTTTTGTGGAAGCTATTCTAACAAAGTAGTCAATGACTCTCCCTTATCTGGAGAGTCCATTGTAGATCTACTTAAGAGGAAGCGAGCGACTGAACCATCACAGGATACCAGTATAAAGGAAGACAGAATCGAGTTTCTAGGCAGTTCAGAGGATGTAATGGAAGTGGAAGAAAGGCCTCATGAGCTGGTCAGTTCTGGACATGATGTGAAGACTCTGTTTTCAAGGGACTGCAAAAATCAAG ATGGGAAAATAAGGCAAGTTAACCGCAATTGGAGAACTTGCTACGCACATCAAAGGTCACAAAAGATTTATCCTTTCAAAAAGAGAAAGCTCTTTAATTGGAGTCCACTTAATACATCTGATAGAGGGTGTAACTGTGAAAACATATTCAACTCCCCCGACAAGAGGGTAAATGGCGACAACTGCTGCGCAG CAGTTGGATCATCCTCAGCGACGGGTCAGCAAGTGCCTCCCAAGTCTAACAATT TGAAGCTTAGTATTAAATCCTTCAAGGTCCCTGAGCTCTTTATTGAAGTTCCTACAACCGCAACTGTTGGTTCATTGAAG AGGACAGTAATGGAGGCAGTAACGTCAATACTCGGAGATGGATTACATGTTGGCATCCTGGTCCAGGGAAAAAAGGTCAGAGATGACAACAAGACTCTACTTCAGACAGGGATTTCTCAGGATGACAAGCGACataatttgggttttatattGGAGCCCAAACGGGCAAAGCTTACGTACCCTCCATTCGGTGAAGATCCATCTTTGGTATCTGGCAGGTCTCAGGAGTTAACCAG GCATTCGACATCTTTGGTGTCACAACCGGGGACTTCAGATGTCTCGATGAATCCTCCGGTACTCAGTTTGGGTGGCTGCAATGATGGAGACTTCAAGGAAGTTCCTTCTCTTGCTAGTACTTCGATTGGCAAAACTCCGCCAACATGCCAAGCTCTTGTTGCAGTTCCACCAATTAGCATGAAGGCATTGGCTGTGGTTCCTTTCCATCGGAAATCTGGGCATCAAGAGTATGTACAGCGCCGAATCAGGAGGCCTTTCTCTGTTCCAGAAGTAGAAGCATTGGTTCAGGCTGTTGAGAAACTTGGAACGGGAAG GTGGCGTGATGTTAAGTTGCGTGCTTTTGAAAGTGAAAAACATCGAACTTACGTGGATTTGAAG GACAAGTGGAAAACACTGGTGCACACAGCAAGGATCTCCCCGCAGCAAAGGAGAGGAGAGCCGGTTCCACAGGAGCTTTTGGACCGGGTCCTTGCCACCCATGCCTACTGGTCTCATCGGCACGCCAAGCAGCAGGCGAAAGCGGCGGTCTGA
- the LOC103450236 gene encoding telomere repeat-binding protein 5-like isoform X2, with product MVLQRRLEYGFNGYRMPEVPRASRSARGRGPIRSKLEANQIRAFESLASVAGKLLQESKDPLPTNDSCGKDPHFKFDVITKSEQRDKGNLLKEEPCELGSCDEETFLYVHGLQERRESYTLNGVSHSQENFSYEINSVSKSLDSEGIDIGKGLGAVDSRIFCGSYSNKVVNDSPLSGESIVDLLKRKRATEPSQDTSIKEDRIEFLGSSEDVMEVEERPHELVSSGHDVKTLFSRDCKNQGPFLRHRSNIRVVNRDDDKNTMMKEFEHPPDNGDRTIMNLAASGHDGKIRQVNRNWRTCYAHQRSQKIYPFKKRKLFNWSPLNTSDRGCNCENIFNSPDKRVNGDNCCAVGSSSATGQQVPPKSNNLKLSIKSFKVPELFIEVPTTATVGSLKRTVMEAVTSILGDGLHVGILVQGKKVRDDNKTLLQTGISQDDKRHNLGFILEPKRAKLTYPPFGEDPSLVSGRSQELTRHSTSLVSQPGTSDVSMNPPVLSLGGCNDGDFKEVPSLASTSIGKTPPTCQALVAVPPISMKALAVVPFHRKSGHQEYVQRRIRRPFSVPEVEALVQAVEKLGTGRWRDVKLRAFESEKHRTYVDLKDKWKTLVHTARISPQQRRGEPVPQELLDRVLATHAYWSHRHAKQQAKAAV from the exons ATGGTATTGCAGCGGAGGTTGGAATATGGCTTCAATGGCTACCGGATGCCTGAGGTTCCTCGAGCTTCTAGATCAGCTAGG GGGAGGGGACCTATCAGGAGTAAACTTGAGGCCAATCAGATTCGTGCGTTTGAGAGTTTGGCTAGTGTAGCTGGTAAACTATTGCAGGAGAGCAAAGACCCTCTACCAACAAATGATTCTTGTGGAAAGGACCCGCATTTCAAATTTGACGTTATTACTAAAAGCGAACAACGGGATAAAGGAAACTTGTTGAAGGAAGAACCTTGTGAGTTGGGAAGCTGTGATGAGGAAACCTTTTTATACGTGCACGGGTTGCAAGAGCGCCGAGAAAGCTATACATTGAATGGGGTTTCACATTCTCAGGAAAATTTTAGTTACGAGATCAACTCGGTGTCAAAAAGTTTAGATTCAGAGGGAATCGATATTGGTAAGGGATTGGGTGCAGTTGATAGCAGAATTTTTTGTGGAAGCTATTCTAACAAAGTAGTCAATGACTCTCCCTTATCTGGAGAGTCCATTGTAGATCTACTTAAGAGGAAGCGAGCGACTGAACCATCACAGGATACCAGTATAAAGGAAGACAGAATCGAGTTTCTAGGCAGTTCAGAGGATGTAATGGAAGTGGAAGAAAGGCCTCATGAGCTGGTCAGTTCTGGACATGATGTGAAGACTCTGTTTTCAAGGGACTGCAAAAATCAAGGTCCTTTTCTCCGCCACCGTTCTAATATTAGAGTAGTTAATAGAGATGATGACAAAAACACCATGATGAAGGAATTTGAACACCCACCAGACAATGGTGATAGGACAATAATGAATCTGGCTGCATCCGGGCATG ATGGGAAAATAAGGCAAGTTAACCGCAATTGGAGAACTTGCTACGCACATCAAAGGTCACAAAAGATTTATCCTTTCAAAAAGAGAAAGCTCTTTAATTGGAGTCCACTTAATACATCTGATAGAGGGTGTAACTGTGAAAACATATTCAACTCCCCCGACAAGAGGGTAAATGGCGACAACTGCTGCGCAG TTGGATCATCCTCAGCGACGGGTCAGCAAGTGCCTCCCAAGTCTAACAATT TGAAGCTTAGTATTAAATCCTTCAAGGTCCCTGAGCTCTTTATTGAAGTTCCTACAACCGCAACTGTTGGTTCATTGAAG AGGACAGTAATGGAGGCAGTAACGTCAATACTCGGAGATGGATTACATGTTGGCATCCTGGTCCAGGGAAAAAAGGTCAGAGATGACAACAAGACTCTACTTCAGACAGGGATTTCTCAGGATGACAAGCGACataatttgggttttatattGGAGCCCAAACGGGCAAAGCTTACGTACCCTCCATTCGGTGAAGATCCATCTTTGGTATCTGGCAGGTCTCAGGAGTTAACCAG GCATTCGACATCTTTGGTGTCACAACCGGGGACTTCAGATGTCTCGATGAATCCTCCGGTACTCAGTTTGGGTGGCTGCAATGATGGAGACTTCAAGGAAGTTCCTTCTCTTGCTAGTACTTCGATTGGCAAAACTCCGCCAACATGCCAAGCTCTTGTTGCAGTTCCACCAATTAGCATGAAGGCATTGGCTGTGGTTCCTTTCCATCGGAAATCTGGGCATCAAGAGTATGTACAGCGCCGAATCAGGAGGCCTTTCTCTGTTCCAGAAGTAGAAGCATTGGTTCAGGCTGTTGAGAAACTTGGAACGGGAAG GTGGCGTGATGTTAAGTTGCGTGCTTTTGAAAGTGAAAAACATCGAACTTACGTGGATTTGAAG GACAAGTGGAAAACACTGGTGCACACAGCAAGGATCTCCCCGCAGCAAAGGAGAGGAGAGCCGGTTCCACAGGAGCTTTTGGACCGGGTCCTTGCCACCCATGCCTACTGGTCTCATCGGCACGCCAAGCAGCAGGCGAAAGCGGCGGTCTGA